The following are encoded together in the Asticcacaulis sp. genome:
- a CDS encoding exodeoxyribonuclease VII small subunit, with translation MTETVELSFEDALKQLEKIVSELESGSAPLEKALALYQEGARLKQLCEERLEAARLQVEKISLNKSGAVEGVAPAEFG, from the coding sequence ATGACCGAAACTGTTGAGCTTTCCTTTGAAGACGCCCTGAAGCAACTGGAAAAGATCGTTTCCGAACTGGAATCCGGAAGCGCGCCGCTCGAAAAAGCGCTGGCGCTTTATCAGGAAGGCGCGCGTCTTAAGCAACTTTGCGAGGAGCGCCTCGAAGCGGCACGTTTGCAGGTCGAGAAGATTTCCCTGAACAAGTCCGGCGCCGTTGAAGGCGTCGCGCCGGCTGAGTTTGGTTAG
- a CDS encoding histidine phosphatase family protein, translated as MIEQGTSAAVKAGAITLVRHGEPALSRRVKLDWRGYVEWWARYDQAGLLEGQTPPPILHKFAREARYIFSSTLPRSIETAEAVCDGKGFTSLEALIEAPLPPPHLPSFIRLTPNSYAWGFLARICWWYLNIHGDVEGREVAKVRARKVAEFLYDKARDGGDVLVLAHGFFNLMVSIELKKMGYRKTLEEGFKYWGCRRYELRTRK; from the coding sequence ATGATCGAACAGGGAACATCCGCTGCCGTGAAGGCCGGCGCGATCACCCTTGTACGCCACGGCGAACCGGCCCTGTCGCGCCGCGTCAAGCTGGACTGGCGGGGCTATGTCGAGTGGTGGGCCAGATACGACCAGGCCGGCCTTCTGGAAGGTCAGACGCCGCCGCCGATTCTGCACAAGTTCGCCCGCGAAGCCCGTTACATCTTTTCCTCGACCCTGCCGCGCTCGATCGAAACGGCCGAGGCGGTTTGTGATGGCAAGGGCTTTACGTCGCTTGAGGCGCTGATCGAGGCGCCCCTGCCGCCGCCGCATCTGCCATCCTTTATCAGGCTGACACCCAATTCTTACGCCTGGGGTTTCCTGGCGCGGATTTGCTGGTGGTATCTCAATATCCACGGCGATGTCGAAGGCCGCGAAGTGGCCAAGGTCCGTGCCCGCAAGGTGGCCGAGTTCCTGTATGACAAGGCCCGCGATGGCGGGGACGTGCTGGTTCTGGCCCACGGTTTCTTCAATCTGATGGTGAGCATTGAACTGAAGAAAATGGGTTATAGAAAAACCCTGGAGGAGGGGTTTAAGTATTGGGGGTGCCGCCGCTACGAACTAAGGACACGCAAATGA
- a CDS encoding cyclopropane-fatty-acyl-phospholipid synthase family protein, which produces MTTAIDQDLPVLKDQPFAVRKGVETLRKVWTFGQMDVVFPDGRSMRLEGPEPGPAATLLVKDFNFMKRVMASGDIGFCDGYREGEWDTPDLATLLTVLSLNSEKLGQLFTGNIVVRTFNNIVHALRKNTKKGSRRNIFDHYDLGNNFYDQWLDQSMTYSSALFEGERFREHKDLGAAQTAKYAKLAKMVDLKPGQHVLEIGCGWGGFAQYAAETIGARVTGVTISQAQADYAIERMKRLGLEDRVEIVMMDYRDIKGQFDAVVSIEMFEAVGESYWGTYFTKLHDVLKKGGKAGLQIITIADEMFEDYKSRADFIQKYVFPGGMLPSAQKLLEQTQAAGLKAVSSFKFGGDYAETLRQWGQRFEDAWKEGRIKGFDAHFRKLWLFYLAYCEAGFRTQRTNVVHLELQRAD; this is translated from the coding sequence ATGACCACCGCCATCGACCAGGATTTGCCAGTCTTAAAAGACCAGCCGTTCGCCGTGCGCAAGGGCGTTGAAACCCTGCGCAAGGTATGGACGTTCGGCCAGATGGATGTCGTCTTTCCGGACGGCCGGTCCATGCGGCTTGAAGGGCCTGAACCGGGGCCAGCGGCCACCCTGCTGGTCAAGGACTTCAATTTCATGAAGCGGGTCATGGCGTCCGGCGATATCGGTTTCTGCGATGGCTACCGCGAAGGGGAGTGGGATACGCCCGATTTGGCCACCCTGCTGACCGTACTCAGCCTGAACAGCGAGAAACTGGGCCAGCTTTTCACGGGTAATATTGTGGTGCGGACATTCAACAATATCGTCCACGCCCTGCGCAAAAACACCAAGAAAGGCAGCCGCAGGAATATTTTCGACCACTATGATCTCGGCAACAATTTCTACGATCAGTGGCTCGATCAGTCGATGACCTATTCGTCGGCCCTGTTCGAAGGTGAGCGCTTCCGCGAGCACAAGGATCTCGGCGCCGCGCAGACGGCCAAATATGCCAAGCTGGCGAAGATGGTCGATTTGAAGCCTGGCCAGCATGTGCTGGAAATCGGCTGTGGCTGGGGCGGCTTCGCGCAATATGCTGCCGAGACCATCGGCGCGCGGGTCACCGGCGTCACAATATCACAGGCGCAAGCTGACTACGCGATCGAGCGCATGAAGCGGCTGGGGCTGGAGGACCGGGTCGAGATCGTGATGATGGACTACCGCGATATCAAGGGCCAGTTCGACGCGGTGGTGTCGATCGAGATGTTCGAGGCGGTCGGTGAAAGCTACTGGGGCACCTATTTCACCAAGCTGCATGATGTGCTGAAAAAGGGCGGCAAGGCGGGGCTCCAGATCATCACTATCGCTGACGAAATGTTCGAGGACTACAAGTCACGCGCGGATTTCATCCAGAAATATGTCTTCCCCGGCGGCATGTTGCCCTCGGCGCAGAAGCTGCTGGAACAGACGCAGGCCGCGGGTCTGAAAGCGGTGTCCTCCTTCAAGTTCGGCGGGGATTATGCCGAGACCCTCAGGCAGTGGGGACAGCGTTTCGAGGATGCGTGGAAAGAAGGGCGGATCAAGGGGTTTGACGCCCATTTCCGCAAGCTGTGGCTGTTTTACCTGGCCTATTGCGAGGCCGGCTTCCGCACCCAGCGGACCAATGTCGTGCATCTGGAGTTACAGCGGGCGGATTAA
- a CDS encoding DUF5110 domain-containing protein, with protein sequence MKAAKIWASVSAIALVMSAGAALAGSYEKTATGILVKPDTGTAKEVRLEVMSDSIIHVLATDDPARQQMPSLMTVATPGGDFTVSETKKDVTLKAAKASAVVSLETGLVTFYDADGRRVLTETAAAITPMTVEGQPYVATHAQFNRGTTEGLYGLGQHQNAQMDMNGEDVLLSQHNMDVAVPFVMSDQNYGILWDNNSITRWGNPTPYALFSRDLKLATDDGKPGLTAKYYVDGKLVLTRNESDIKYQYLSDVAANWPSDPALSKEATAGKKVLVVWDGTMTSDISGVHKMQMYSSDYADLTIDGKKILSVWRQGWNPWYHNFEQSFTQGKPVKFHLEWQPSGGMIAITHNNPQSNADQHSLQFTSEAGTGLNYYFIASDSMDGVIGGYRHLTGQAPLMPKWAYGFWQSRQRYETQDQLLSVLKTYRDMQIPIDNMVQDWFYWPEDQWGSHTFDPVRFPDPQKMVDEVHKEHAHIMISIWGKFYANTDNYKAFEKKGYMWTKNVEEGQRDWVGKGYLNSHYSPYNQDARDMYYKQLHDTLVVKGFDAWWMDNTEPDVRSNTSPAEFAALITPTQMGPGAIVHNPYALMNTKAMYDGLKKDQPDTRQFILTRSGFAGVQRNAAAVWSGDTVGRWNNLYDQIAAGVNFSMSGIPNWTHDIGGYAQETRFQGTDVGGLQENRSAGGTGTAEDLKEWRELNQRWFQFGAFSPLFRSHGEGVKREIFIIAPEGSEMRENMIWYDKLRYRLMPYIYATASDTYHNSGTIMRGLVMDFRDPKVKDIKDEYLFGHAFLVAPVSEYKATSRSVYLPAGTDWYDFYTGERQTGGQTITANAPLSQMPLYVKAGSVVPMGPVTQYVDEKPDAPLTFTVYTGADGTFSLYEDDGVTNGYTRGEFSRIPLSYNDKTGELTIGARTGSYKGMIADRTFRVRFITPGASTSGNLDAFDKEVAYSGAAVTVRK encoded by the coding sequence ATGAAAGCAGCGAAGATTTGGGCCTCGGTATCAGCCATCGCCCTCGTTATGTCGGCGGGCGCGGCCCTGGCCGGTTCCTATGAAAAGACGGCCACAGGCATCCTGGTGAAGCCCGATACGGGCACCGCGAAAGAGGTTCGCCTGGAGGTGATGAGCGACTCGATCATCCATGTGCTGGCGACGGATGATCCGGCGCGCCAGCAGATGCCGTCGCTGATGACCGTGGCAACGCCGGGAGGCGACTTCACTGTCTCCGAAACGAAAAAGGACGTGACCCTCAAGGCGGCCAAGGCTTCGGCCGTGGTCTCGCTCGAAACCGGTCTGGTTACCTTCTATGATGCCGACGGCAGGCGCGTCCTGACCGAGACGGCCGCCGCCATAACGCCGATGACTGTCGAAGGCCAGCCTTACGTCGCCACCCATGCCCAGTTCAATCGCGGTACGACCGAGGGGCTCTATGGCCTGGGGCAGCACCAGAACGCCCAGATGGACATGAATGGCGAGGATGTGCTGCTCTCCCAGCATAATATGGACGTGGCCGTGCCGTTCGTCATGTCGGACCAGAATTACGGCATCCTGTGGGACAACAACTCGATCACCCGCTGGGGCAACCCAACGCCCTATGCCTTGTTCAGCCGCGACCTGAAACTGGCCACTGATGACGGCAAGCCCGGCCTGACCGCGAAATACTATGTCGATGGCAAGCTGGTCCTGACCCGCAATGAGAGCGATATCAAATATCAGTATCTCAGCGATGTCGCCGCCAACTGGCCGAGCGATCCGGCGCTCTCCAAAGAAGCGACCGCCGGCAAGAAGGTGCTGGTCGTCTGGGATGGCACCATGACCTCGGATATTTCCGGCGTCCATAAAATGCAGATGTACTCGTCGGACTATGCCGACCTGACCATCGACGGCAAGAAAATCCTCAGCGTCTGGCGCCAGGGCTGGAACCCCTGGTATCATAATTTCGAGCAGAGCTTCACCCAGGGCAAGCCGGTGAAATTCCATCTCGAATGGCAGCCTTCGGGCGGCATGATCGCCATCACCCACAACAATCCACAATCCAACGCCGACCAGCATTCGCTGCAATTCACCTCGGAAGCCGGCACCGGCCTCAACTACTACTTCATCGCTTCGGACAGCATGGATGGCGTCATCGGCGGTTACCGCCACCTGACCGGCCAGGCGCCTCTGATGCCGAAATGGGCCTATGGCTTCTGGCAGTCGCGTCAGCGTTACGAGACGCAGGATCAGTTGCTCAGCGTACTCAAGACCTACCGCGACATGCAGATCCCGATCGACAACATGGTGCAGGACTGGTTCTACTGGCCCGAGGACCAGTGGGGCTCGCATACCTTCGATCCGGTCCGCTTCCCCGATCCGCAGAAGATGGTCGACGAGGTGCATAAAGAACATGCCCACATCATGATCTCGATCTGGGGCAAGTTCTACGCCAATACCGACAACTACAAAGCCTTTGAAAAGAAAGGTTATATGTGGACGAAGAATGTCGAGGAAGGCCAGCGCGACTGGGTAGGCAAGGGCTATCTCAACAGCCACTACTCGCCCTATAATCAGGACGCGCGCGATATGTATTACAAGCAGCTTCATGACACCCTGGTCGTGAAGGGCTTCGACGCATGGTGGATGGACAATACCGAGCCGGACGTGCGCTCTAATACCTCGCCGGCCGAATTCGCCGCCCTGATCACCCCGACCCAGATGGGGCCGGGCGCTATTGTCCATAACCCTTACGCCCTGATGAACACCAAGGCGATGTATGATGGCCTGAAGAAGGACCAGCCGGATACCCGCCAGTTCATCCTGACCCGTTCTGGCTTCGCCGGCGTACAGCGCAATGCCGCTGCCGTCTGGTCGGGCGATACGGTCGGCCGCTGGAACAATCTCTATGACCAGATCGCCGCCGGTGTGAACTTCTCCATGTCCGGCATCCCCAACTGGACGCACGATATCGGCGGCTATGCCCAGGAAACGCGCTTCCAGGGCACGGATGTCGGCGGGTTGCAGGAAAACCGCAGCGCCGGCGGCACCGGCACAGCGGAAGACCTGAAGGAATGGCGCGAGCTGAACCAGCGCTGGTTCCAGTTCGGCGCCTTCTCGCCGCTGTTCCGATCGCACGGCGAAGGCGTGAAGCGTGAAATCTTCATCATCGCGCCGGAAGGCTCCGAGATGCGTGAAAACATGATCTGGTACGACAAGCTGCGCTACCGCCTCATGCCCTACATCTACGCCACGGCCTCAGATACATATCATAACTCCGGCACCATCATGCGCGGCCTGGTGATGGATTTCCGTGACCCGAAGGTCAAGGATATCAAGGATGAATACCTGTTCGGCCATGCCTTCCTGGTGGCGCCGGTATCGGAATACAAGGCCACGTCGCGCAGTGTCTACCTGCCGGCGGGCACCGACTGGTATGACTTTTATACCGGTGAACGCCAGACAGGCGGCCAGACCATCACGGCCAATGCACCGCTGAGCCAGATGCCGCTTTACGTCAAGGCGGGGTCGGTGGTGCCGATGGGACCGGTGACGCAGTATGTCGACGAAAAGCCGGACGCGCCGCTGACCTTTACCGTCTATACCGGCGCCGATGGCACCTTCAGCCTCTATGAGGATGACGGAGTCACAAATGGTTATACGCGCGGCGAGTTCAGCCGTATCCCGCTGAGCTATAACGACAAGACCGGCGAACTGACCATTGGTGCGCGCACCGGCAGCTATAAGGGCATGATCGCCGACCGGACCTTCCGCGTGCGCTTCATCACGCCGGGCGCCTCGACCAGTGGAAACCTGGACGCCTTCGATAAGGAAGTGGCCTATTCCGGCGCGGCGGTGACGGTACGAAAGTAA
- a CDS encoding DUF5597 domain-containing protein produces the protein MEKTVKTFASQQLLLALSASVLAVAGAASAQATVPIPELVQKNGKYALMVDGAPFLVLGGQANNSSNYEATLPKVWPAIKDMHANTLTMPVAWEQIEPVEGKFDFSFVDTLVKQARENNVRLVILWFATWKNTGPSYAPTWVKTDNKRFPRLTNKDGTTSYALSPLYDTTREADKKAYVELVKHLKAIDGDQHTVIMLQPENETGVYGAARDYSKKADALMAKPVPAALLKKYNKKPGDWNTVFGKDADEYFHAWSIATYIDDIVAAGDAVYPLPTYVNAALKDPLNPDQPAGSYASGGPVYSVIDVWKAAAPHIELLAPDLYTPTSASYEKTLELYARPDNALYVAESGNSPVYARYIFSVLGRQGIGFDPFGFDYTGYSNHPLGTTKTDIEMVRPFATVYKLFAGMDREWAKLSFENQVWGVSEPDDHSDQVLDLGAKWHATVSYREWQFGLRKWDPENKNGYPEGSDVPSGGVVVAKLNDNEFLVAGLNARITFGAGKENAKKGMLLDRVEEGHFEGGKWVFERVWNGDQTDYGLNFTGQPVILKVRLATYEQ, from the coding sequence TTGGAAAAGACAGTCAAGACCTTTGCGTCGCAACAACTACTGTTAGCGCTATCAGCGAGTGTGCTGGCTGTGGCCGGAGCGGCCTCGGCGCAGGCGACGGTGCCCATTCCTGAACTGGTGCAGAAGAATGGCAAATATGCGCTGATGGTCGATGGCGCGCCGTTCCTGGTGCTGGGTGGTCAGGCCAATAATTCCAGCAATTATGAAGCCACCCTGCCGAAGGTCTGGCCGGCGATAAAGGACATGCACGCCAATACGCTGACCATGCCGGTGGCCTGGGAGCAGATCGAGCCGGTGGAAGGAAAGTTCGACTTCAGCTTCGTCGACACCTTGGTCAAGCAGGCGCGTGAGAACAATGTCCGCCTGGTGATCCTGTGGTTCGCCACCTGGAAGAACACTGGCCCCTCCTACGCGCCGACGTGGGTCAAGACCGACAATAAGCGCTTCCCGCGCCTGACCAACAAGGACGGCACCACCTCCTATGCCCTGTCGCCGCTTTACGACACGACGCGCGAGGCCGATAAAAAAGCCTATGTCGAACTGGTGAAGCACCTCAAGGCGATCGATGGCGACCAGCACACAGTCATCATGCTTCAACCGGAGAACGAAACCGGTGTCTATGGCGCGGCACGCGACTATTCAAAAAAGGCCGATGCCCTGATGGCGAAACCGGTGCCTGCGGCGCTATTGAAAAAGTACAACAAGAAGCCCGGCGACTGGAACACTGTGTTCGGCAAGGATGCCGACGAATATTTCCATGCCTGGTCGATCGCCACCTATATCGACGATATCGTGGCGGCTGGCGACGCCGTCTATCCGCTGCCGACCTATGTTAATGCGGCGCTGAAAGACCCGCTCAATCCCGATCAGCCGGCCGGTTCCTATGCGTCCGGCGGCCCGGTCTACAGCGTGATCGATGTCTGGAAGGCGGCGGCCCCGCATATCGAGCTGCTGGCACCTGACCTTTATACACCGACTTCGGCCAGCTATGAAAAAACGCTGGAGCTATACGCCCGACCCGACAACGCCCTCTACGTCGCTGAAAGCGGCAATTCGCCGGTCTATGCCCGCTATATTTTCTCGGTTCTGGGGCGGCAGGGCATCGGATTCGATCCGTTTGGATTCGATTATACCGGCTATTCCAACCATCCGCTGGGGACGACCAAAACCGATATCGAAATGGTCAGGCCCTTCGCCACGGTTTACAAGCTGTTCGCAGGCATGGACCGCGAATGGGCGAAGCTGAGCTTTGAAAATCAGGTATGGGGCGTCTCGGAACCGGATGATCATTCGGATCAGGTGCTCGATCTGGGCGCGAAATGGCACGCCACGGTCAGTTACCGCGAGTGGCAGTTCGGTCTGCGCAAATGGGATCCGGAGAATAAGAACGGTTATCCGGAAGGGTCTGATGTGCCGAGCGGCGGGGTCGTTGTGGCGAAACTGAACGACAATGAGTTTTTGGTGGCGGGATTAAACGCGCGCATTACCTTCGGCGCCGGCAAGGAAAACGCCAAAAAAGGCATGTTGCTCGATCGTGTCGAGGAAGGCCACTTTGAAGGTGGCAAGTGGGTCTTCGAACGCGTGTGGAACGGTGACCAGACCGATTATGGCCTGAACTTCACTGGCCAGCCCGTGATATTGAAGGTTCGGTTGGCGACCTACGAGCAGTAA
- a CDS encoding FadR family transcriptional regulator yields the protein MRSELGVSLAYGLLASLGQSIVTGEFEKTGFPTEAELCAKFGASRTVMREAVKMLSAKGLISSRQRQGTRVEPVENWNLLDPDVLRWLMERPYSNKIFLEFAQMRLAIEPAAAALAAELQDKRAIAGIREGLQAMIDHAVQPDLALQADIDFHVAILKASGNPFFWRLKPLITNALHLSIQLTNKISGHMADIHAHEAILIAIEKGDAVAARKASEDILLESLNFIEKAQAD from the coding sequence ATGCGCTCCGAACTCGGCGTCAGCCTCGCCTACGGGCTCCTCGCCTCCCTTGGCCAATCCATCGTCACCGGCGAGTTCGAAAAAACCGGCTTCCCAACGGAGGCAGAACTGTGTGCCAAATTCGGCGCCAGCCGCACGGTCATGCGCGAGGCCGTCAAGATGCTATCGGCCAAGGGGCTGATCAGTTCGCGCCAGCGCCAGGGCACACGAGTCGAACCGGTCGAAAACTGGAATCTGCTCGATCCGGACGTGCTGCGCTGGCTTATGGAACGCCCCTACTCCAACAAGATTTTCCTCGAATTTGCCCAGATGCGCCTGGCCATTGAACCGGCCGCCGCCGCATTGGCCGCCGAACTCCAGGACAAGCGCGCCATTGCCGGCATCCGCGAAGGTCTGCAGGCCATGATCGACCATGCCGTCCAGCCCGATCTGGCACTTCAGGCCGATATCGATTTCCATGTCGCCATATTGAAAGCGTCGGGCAACCCGTTCTTCTGGCGCCTGAAGCCGCTGATCACCAATGCCCTGCACCTGTCGATCCAGTTGACCAACAAGATTTCCGGCCATATGGCCGATATCCATGCGCACGAGGCCATACTGATTGCCATCGAAAAAGGGGATGCCGTTGCCGCCCGCAAGGCTTCCGAAGACATCCTGCTGGAATCGCTGAATTTTATCGAAAAGGCCCAGGCGGATTAG
- a CDS encoding MmcQ/YjbR family DNA-binding protein: protein MVDSAEVQKLVAVLPGAIDDSTPDRLIFSVRERGFAWTFMQRDTPKQKRWPNRDVLAVSCSLDHKELLIEAAPHIFFDDAHYRGYPAVLVRLPAISADELANLLARAHAMQSNKPPKRKRPRQESQ, encoded by the coding sequence ATGGTGGACAGCGCCGAGGTTCAAAAACTGGTGGCTGTCCTGCCCGGCGCGATCGATGACTCCACCCCCGACCGTCTCATCTTCTCCGTCAGAGAACGCGGCTTCGCCTGGACCTTCATGCAGCGCGATACGCCGAAGCAGAAACGCTGGCCGAACCGCGACGTACTGGCCGTAAGCTGCTCGCTCGATCACAAAGAACTGCTGATCGAAGCCGCGCCGCACATCTTCTTCGACGATGCCCATTATCGCGGTTACCCGGCTGTTCTCGTTCGCCTGCCCGCAATCAGTGCTGACGAACTGGCCAACCTGCTCGCAAGGGCCCATGCCATGCAGTCGAACAAGCCTCCGAAGCGAAAGCGGCCACGGCAAGAAAGCCAATAA
- a CDS encoding glycoside hydrolase family 27 protein, with amino-acid sequence MAHETLGLEAPKPAIALTPPMGWNSWNKFACNIDEAKIRGVADAMASSGMKEAGYQYVVIDDCWQKDRAADGTIQADPERFPSGIKALADYVHSKGLKFGLYSDIGAKTCGGRPGSRGYEFQDARTWASWGVDYVKVDWCYTGSSDANSSYTVMAKALRASGRDIVFSICEWGDNKPEEWAAPLSHLWRTTGDIRDSWDKDEGYSHSFLWILDHNANLWANSGPNHWNDPDMLEVGNGGMTDIEYRSHFSLWAMLAAPLIAGNDLSNMDKATLDILTNKDVIAVDQDTLGQQARRVAQNGDTEVWVRPLAGGDRAVVLFNRGAEAKTISVDWDALQWAPGLKGSVKDLWSKAVKKSIKGSYSAEVAPHGVVMIRISPTV; translated from the coding sequence ATGGCCCACGAAACGCTTGGCCTGGAGGCGCCCAAGCCCGCCATTGCCCTGACTCCGCCGATGGGATGGAATTCATGGAACAAGTTCGCCTGCAATATAGACGAGGCCAAGATTCGCGGTGTGGCCGACGCCATGGCGTCTTCCGGCATGAAGGAGGCCGGCTACCAGTATGTGGTCATCGACGACTGCTGGCAGAAGGATCGCGCGGCTGATGGCACCATCCAGGCCGATCCGGAGCGGTTCCCTTCGGGCATCAAGGCCCTGGCCGATTACGTCCATTCAAAAGGGCTCAAGTTCGGTCTCTATTCCGATATCGGCGCCAAGACCTGCGGCGGCCGTCCGGGCAGCCGGGGTTATGAATTCCAGGATGCACGTACCTGGGCCTCATGGGGCGTCGATTACGTGAAGGTCGACTGGTGCTATACCGGCTCAAGCGATGCCAATTCTTCCTATACCGTTATGGCGAAGGCGCTGCGGGCATCAGGGCGCGATATCGTCTTTTCCATTTGCGAATGGGGCGATAACAAGCCGGAAGAATGGGCGGCGCCGCTTAGTCATCTGTGGCGGACCACCGGCGATATCCGCGATTCATGGGACAAGGACGAAGGCTATAGCCATTCCTTCCTGTGGATTCTCGATCATAATGCCAATCTCTGGGCCAATTCCGGCCCGAACCACTGGAACGATCCCGATATGCTGGAAGTCGGCAATGGCGGCATGACAGATATCGAATACCGCTCGCACTTCTCGCTGTGGGCCATGCTGGCCGCCCCTTTGATCGCCGGTAACGACCTGTCGAATATGGATAAGGCGACGCTCGATATCCTGACCAACAAAGACGTCATCGCTGTGGATCAGGACACGCTCGGTCAGCAGGCGCGCCGTGTCGCTCAAAATGGCGATACTGAGGTTTGGGTGCGTCCGCTGGCGGGTGGCGATCGCGCCGTGGTTCTTTTTAACCGTGGCGCGGAAGCAAAGACAATTTCGGTGGATTGGGATGCCCTGCAATGGGCGCCTGGTCTCAAGGGCAGCGTCAAGGATCTCTGGTCCAAGGCGGTGAAAAAGAGCATCAAAGGCAGCTACAGCGCCGAAGTCGCGCCGCACGGCGTGGTGATGATACGGATCAGTCCGACAGTCTGA
- a CDS encoding UTP--glucose-1-phosphate uridylyltransferase has protein sequence MTHKRVRKAVIPVAGLGTRVLPGTKVVPKELLNVVDRPILSYVVAEARAAGIEHFVFVTGRSKGAIEDYFDHQVELEAQLAAKQKTAILNELLAELPKAGEMSFVRQMQPHGLGHAVWCARDIIGDEPFAVILPDMVMDAEVSALKQAINAYDEVGGNIIVVEPVPHDQTHQYGVVAIEAKGGRLNKMTGMVEKPAPGTAPSNLIVSGRYILQPEIFDLLASQEKGAGGEIQLTDSMFRLMETQGFHALEYDGVTYDCGDKIGLLRANVALALRHPELGEAARTALAPFFQ, from the coding sequence TTGACTCATAAACGCGTTCGTAAAGCCGTGATCCCTGTCGCGGGTCTGGGTACCCGCGTACTGCCCGGCACCAAGGTTGTTCCCAAGGAACTGTTGAATGTTGTCGATCGTCCGATCCTGTCCTATGTCGTCGCCGAAGCGCGGGCTGCCGGGATCGAGCATTTTGTCTTCGTAACCGGCCGCTCGAAAGGCGCCATCGAGGACTATTTCGATCATCAGGTCGAGCTTGAAGCGCAACTCGCTGCCAAACAGAAGACAGCGATCCTGAATGAACTGCTCGCCGAACTGCCCAAGGCTGGCGAAATGAGCTTTGTCCGCCAAATGCAGCCGCATGGCCTCGGCCACGCCGTCTGGTGCGCACGCGATATCATTGGCGACGAGCCCTTCGCCGTCATTCTGCCCGACATGGTGATGGATGCCGAGGTCTCGGCGCTCAAGCAGGCGATCAATGCCTATGATGAGGTCGGCGGCAATATCATCGTCGTCGAACCCGTACCGCATGACCAGACGCATCAGTATGGCGTGGTCGCCATCGAAGCCAAAGGCGGCCGGCTCAATAAGATGACCGGCATGGTCGAAAAGCCCGCACCGGGCACAGCGCCCTCCAATCTGATCGTTTCCGGCCGCTACATCCTCCAGCCGGAAATCTTCGACCTGCTGGCCTCACAGGAAAAGGGTGCCGGCGGCGAGATCCAGCTCACCGACTCGATGTTCCGCCTGATGGAAACGCAAGGCTTCCATGCGCTGGAATATGACGGCGTCACCTATGACTGCGGCGACAAGATCGGCCTGCTGCGCGCCAATGTCGCCCTGGCCCTGAGACATCCAGAGCTGGGCGAAGCCGCCCGCACCGCCCTGGCGCCTTTCTTTCAATAA